A portion of the uncultured Bacteroides sp. genome contains these proteins:
- a CDS encoding helix-turn-helix domain-containing protein produces the protein MKSQTDLPIINISILNKKNDDNYLRNNFVLSDTDTDLPEIVLNYPTIIDAIFFGICVKGHGKLNINLNSYEVVEDSIVVLLPGTILQCNLEDVSDDFLIYFLTFSDEFIKEFDSTDVFMSLKEAPCFKMEREEIKTLLDIYSVLQEKFVHEDYAFHKEVMQYALLSAIYEFYSIYKKYILSVPENLSKESEFERTFFNLIFMYYGTERKTKFYADKLFLTPKYLSAKVKALTNKTVNEWIDESVVLKSKALLKSTELTIQEISFSLNFSDASSFGKFFKKYTGMTPMEYRKERF, from the coding sequence ATGAAAAGCCAAACAGATCTTCCAATCATAAATATCTCTATCTTAAATAAAAAGAATGATGATAATTATTTGCGAAATAATTTTGTTCTGTCAGATACAGATACAGATTTGCCTGAAATAGTTCTGAACTATCCTACCATTATTGACGCCATTTTTTTTGGAATATGTGTCAAAGGGCATGGGAAACTGAATATTAACCTTAATAGCTATGAGGTAGTAGAAGACAGCATCGTTGTTTTGCTTCCTGGTACTATTTTGCAATGTAACCTTGAAGACGTAAGTGATGATTTTCTTATTTACTTCCTTACCTTCTCTGATGAATTCATTAAGGAGTTTGATTCAACAGATGTGTTTATGAGCCTCAAAGAAGCTCCATGCTTTAAAATGGAGAGAGAGGAGATTAAAACATTATTAGATATTTATTCGGTATTACAAGAGAAGTTTGTGCATGAAGATTATGCTTTTCATAAAGAGGTAATGCAATATGCTCTGCTATCAGCTATATATGAATTTTACTCTATTTATAAAAAATATATTTTATCAGTGCCGGAAAACCTGAGTAAAGAGAGTGAATTTGAACGGACGTTTTTTAATCTGATTTTTATGTATTACGGAACGGAGCGAAAAACTAAATTTTATGCAGATAAGCTTTTTCTCACTCCTAAATATTTATCGGCAAAGGTCAAGGCCCTTACAAACAAAACGGTGAATGAATGGATTGATGAATCTGTCGTTTTAAAATCTAAAGCACTCTTAAAATCTACAGAACTGACGATTCAGGAGATTTCTTTCTCTCTAAATTTTTCGGATGCTTCTTCTTTTGGTAAATTTTTTAAGAAGTATACGGGAATGACTCCCATGGAATATAGAAAAGAAAGGTTTTAG
- a CDS encoding efflux RND transporter permease subunit gives MMKKLGIVASAMRYRKIIILITGILLLFGIYGLYNMSKQEFPVYTIRQGIIVGVYPGATAKQVDEQLAKPLENFIFTYKEINRKKTYSQSRDGVVYTYVTLNDNINNKDEVWSKLRHGLIDFKEELPLGVLGLMVDDDFGQTSATLITLESETKTYRQLESYLEKLENRLRKIEKVANLHRYGTQKEQISVYLDKDKMAAYGINTTTIGQSLFMHGLISSSGNIKSEEIETPVHITKTYQTEKDLEEQIVYSDPQGNIIRLKDIARVVREYPEPESYITNNGKRALLLSVEMREGNDITSYGEDVDEEMKKFESSLPNDIKVYRVADQAKVVEESVDTFLWEMLIAIASVILVTMLLMPFRVASVAAASIPITIFISLGIMYAVGIELNTVTLAALIVVLGLIVDDCIVIVDGYIEKIDHGMSRWHASINSAISYFKSLVTATLTISVTFFPLLFTFTGELNDFIKSFPWTITITLFVSLGVAMFIIPFMQYVFIKKGLLHAQKTNKSKSFLERLQFVYDRLLPKLFKRPTLVMGAGALSVILAAFIFMNVRQRLMPVAERNQFVVEFYLPQGSPLKRTAAVCDSMEHILRRDNRTVSVASFIGTSSPRFHSSYAPKIPAKNYGQFIVNTVSNEATEEMLDEYTDAYAQHFPNAYVRFKQIDNQDAAVEIEARISGEDFAIVKQFSDSLTAKLKEVKETSWIRTDLEGTLPYVDININAVQSNRLGINETTLAMELATRLDGSNITTLWENDYALNVKLKPEWQNKKVTANNIENEYIPSITGVSVPLKQIATVSPNWEHGQIVRRNGTRTLSVLADLKRGENAGEVFPKVEKIVQTLLKEKTFSGVTVSYGGVAESDAKTIPEIINGLLVALLIIFFVLIYHYKKISLTLLTLASILLCFFGAGLGIWLLDMEFSITAVLGIVCLFGIVVRNAVILFDYAESLRATGKMTVRNAAIEAGKRRMRPIFLTSAAASMGVIPMIISQSPLWSPMGTVICFGTFFSMLFITTVLPVTYWLVFRDEKTKTSIIK, from the coding sequence ATGATGAAGAAATTAGGCATTGTCGCATCAGCCATGCGATACAGAAAGATTATAATCTTAATTACAGGAATACTCCTTTTATTTGGAATATATGGACTTTATAATATGTCCAAACAAGAATTTCCCGTTTATACGATTCGTCAAGGAATAATTGTGGGAGTATACCCTGGAGCAACAGCCAAACAAGTGGACGAACAGCTAGCTAAACCTCTGGAGAATTTTATTTTTACCTATAAAGAAATAAATAGAAAGAAGACATATTCACAATCCAGAGATGGCGTTGTGTACACTTATGTAACTCTCAACGATAACATTAACAATAAGGATGAAGTATGGTCTAAATTGAGGCATGGACTAATTGATTTTAAAGAAGAACTGCCACTAGGCGTTTTAGGATTAATGGTAGACGATGATTTCGGACAAACTTCAGCCACGCTTATTACATTAGAGTCCGAAACAAAAACATATAGACAACTGGAATCATATCTCGAAAAGCTCGAGAATAGACTGCGGAAAATAGAAAAAGTAGCCAATTTACATCGATACGGCACGCAAAAAGAACAAATCAGCGTATATCTGGATAAGGACAAAATGGCTGCATACGGTATAAATACAACTACGATAGGACAAAGTTTATTTATGCATGGTTTGATATCCTCGAGTGGAAACATTAAATCTGAAGAGATCGAAACTCCGGTACATATCACCAAAACATATCAAACTGAAAAGGATCTTGAAGAACAAATTGTATACTCAGATCCACAAGGAAACATCATACGCTTAAAAGATATTGCCAGAGTAGTTAGAGAATACCCTGAGCCAGAAAGTTACATCACCAATAACGGAAAAAGGGCTCTTCTACTTTCCGTAGAAATGCGCGAAGGTAATGATATCACCAGCTATGGAGAAGACGTTGACGAGGAGATGAAGAAATTTGAATCATCATTACCAAACGATATTAAAGTCTACCGAGTAGCTGATCAAGCCAAAGTAGTAGAAGAGTCTGTTGATACATTCTTATGGGAAATGTTAATAGCCATTGCTTCTGTGATTTTAGTAACCATGCTTTTAATGCCATTTCGTGTGGCAAGTGTTGCGGCAGCATCCATACCAATTACTATTTTTATCTCTCTGGGAATAATGTATGCCGTAGGCATTGAGCTAAATACAGTAACTCTCGCAGCTTTGATTGTTGTATTAGGCTTAATAGTCGATGATTGTATTGTAATAGTCGACGGCTATATTGAAAAGATAGATCATGGTATGTCCAGGTGGCATGCCTCCATTAATAGTGCCATTTCTTATTTTAAATCTTTAGTCACAGCTACTTTGACTATTAGTGTCACTTTCTTTCCGCTACTGTTTACGTTTACCGGAGAACTAAATGATTTTATTAAATCCTTCCCTTGGACTATCACTATTACTTTATTTGTTTCATTGGGAGTAGCCATGTTTATTATTCCGTTCATGCAATATGTATTTATAAAAAAGGGCCTACTCCATGCTCAGAAAACTAATAAATCAAAATCGTTCTTAGAAAGGTTGCAATTTGTCTACGACAGGTTATTACCTAAACTATTCAAAAGGCCCACATTAGTTATGGGTGCAGGAGCATTATCCGTCATATTGGCCGCATTTATATTTATGAATGTACGACAACGCTTAATGCCTGTTGCAGAAAGAAATCAGTTTGTGGTTGAATTTTATTTACCTCAGGGGAGTCCATTAAAGAGAACAGCAGCCGTTTGCGATAGCATGGAGCATATATTAAGGAGGGACAACAGGACCGTTTCCGTAGCCTCCTTTATAGGAACAAGTTCGCCGCGTTTTCATTCTTCTTATGCTCCCAAGATTCCGGCAAAAAACTATGGGCAATTTATTGTAAATACAGTCTCTAATGAAGCCACCGAAGAGATGTTGGATGAATATACAGATGCTTATGCTCAGCATTTCCCCAATGCCTATGTAAGGTTTAAGCAAATAGATAATCAAGATGCAGCAGTAGAGATTGAAGCGCGGATAAGCGGAGAAGACTTCGCTATTGTGAAGCAATTCTCGGATTCTTTGACGGCTAAATTAAAAGAAGTGAAAGAAACCAGTTGGATACGCACTGATCTTGAGGGAACACTCCCCTACGTAGACATTAATATAAATGCTGTTCAATCTAATAGATTGGGAATCAATGAAACAACTCTTGCAATGGAGTTAGCGACTCGGCTTGATGGCAGTAATATAACCACCTTATGGGAAAACGATTATGCTCTGAATGTAAAGTTGAAACCAGAGTGGCAGAATAAAAAAGTAACGGCAAACAATATAGAGAACGAATATATCCCCTCAATAACAGGAGTATCTGTTCCTCTTAAACAAATAGCAACGGTTTCACCTAACTGGGAGCATGGGCAAATAGTAAGAAGAAACGGAACCAGGACTTTAAGTGTGCTCGCCGACTTAAAAAGAGGAGAAAATGCAGGTGAAGTATTTCCAAAAGTAGAGAAAATAGTTCAAACGCTCTTAAAAGAAAAGACATTTAGCGGGGTTACCGTATCATATGGTGGTGTTGCCGAATCAGATGCCAAAACAATTCCGGAAATTATCAACGGCTTGCTTGTTGCTCTGCTAATTATTTTTTTCGTATTAATATATCATTATAAAAAAATCAGCCTCACACTCCTTACTTTGGCTTCTATTTTACTTTGCTTCTTTGGTGCAGGTTTAGGTATTTGGTTGCTAGATATGGAGTTTAGTATCACTGCCGTACTTGGAATTGTTTGTCTATTTGGCATAGTCGTAAGAAATGCAGTCATTCTGTTTGATTATGCTGAAAGCTTAAGAGCTACAGGAAAAATGACTGTTCGTAATGCAGCCATTGAAGCTGGCAAACGAAGAATGCGTCCTATATTTCTAACATCAGCCGCTGCCTCTATGGGAGTTATTCCAATGATAATTAGCCAAAGCCCACTATGGAGTCCAATGGGTACAGTTATCTGTTTTGGTACCTTTTTCTCTATGCTATTCATCACTACAGTTCTACCAGTAACTTATTGGTTAGTTTTCAGGGATGAAAAAACAAAAACAAGTATAATCAAATAA
- the menD gene encoding 2-succinyl-5-enolpyruvyl-6-hydroxy-3-cyclohexene-1-carboxylic-acid synthase, translating to MYSDKKNILQLVALLRAHNVTKVVLCPGSRNAPIIHTLANHPSFTCYSVTDERSAGFFALGLALHGGQPAAVCCTSGTALLNLHPAVAEAFYQSVPLIVISADRPAAWIGQMDGQTLPQPGVFNALVKKSVNLPEIHTDEDEWYCNRLINEALIELNHHGKGPVHINVPVSEPLFQFNTEELPEVRVMTRYQGLNVYDRNYNELIDRLNKYNRRMVIVGQMNLIYLFEKKYSKLLYKHFAWLTEHIGNQTIPGLPIKNFDAALYAMTEEMEEQMVPELLITYGGHVVSKRLKKFLRQHPPKEHWHVSPDGEVVDLYGSLTTIIEMDPFEFLEKIASLLDTKTPEYPRMWENYCKILPTPELPYSEMAAIGSLIQSLPIKSALHLANSSAVRYAQLFNLPSTVEVCCNRGTSGIEGSLSTAIGYAAASDKLNFVVIGDLSFFYDMNALWNGHFGCNLRILLLNNGGGEIFQTLPGLDISTDSHRFVVATHKTSARGWAEERGFLYQKVEEEEQLTEAMKLFTQPELLTQPVLMEVFTNKEEDARLLKDYYHQLKQQ from the coding sequence ATGTATTCTGATAAGAAAAATATACTTCAACTGGTTGCATTGCTTCGTGCACACAATGTTACTAAGGTGGTTTTATGCCCGGGTAGCCGCAATGCTCCCATCATTCACACATTGGCCAATCATCCTTCATTCACTTGTTATTCGGTAACAGATGAACGGAGTGCAGGTTTTTTTGCTCTTGGATTGGCTTTGCATGGTGGACAACCTGCTGCTGTTTGTTGCACATCCGGCACAGCACTACTGAATCTTCACCCTGCAGTAGCCGAAGCTTTCTATCAAAGCGTTCCCTTGATTGTTATCTCCGCCGACCGTCCGGCTGCATGGATAGGGCAAATGGATGGTCAGACGCTGCCTCAACCGGGAGTATTCAATGCACTTGTTAAGAAGTCGGTTAATCTACCTGAGATTCATACGGATGAGGATGAATGGTATTGTAATCGCCTGATAAATGAAGCGCTGATAGAATTAAATCATCACGGAAAAGGACCGGTGCATATCAACGTCCCTGTTTCTGAACCCCTGTTTCAATTTAATACAGAGGAACTACCAGAAGTACGGGTAATGACTCGCTATCAGGGACTCAATGTGTATGACCGTAACTATAACGAACTAATTGATCGACTAAACAAATACAATAGACGGATGGTCATTGTGGGGCAGATGAACTTAATTTATCTGTTCGAAAAGAAATATTCCAAACTATTATATAAACATTTTGCATGGCTCACCGAGCACATAGGCAACCAAACCATACCGGGGCTTCCAATAAAGAATTTTGATGCCGCACTCTATGCGATGACGGAAGAGATGGAAGAGCAAATGGTGCCGGAACTTCTGATTACGTATGGCGGTCATGTGGTATCTAAACGGTTGAAGAAATTCCTTCGTCAACATCCTCCCAAAGAACATTGGCATGTTTCTCCGGATGGAGAAGTGGTCGACTTGTATGGCTCACTAACGACCATTATAGAAATGGATCCGTTTGAGTTTCTGGAAAAAATAGCTTCTTTACTAGATACTAAAACTCCTGAATATCCACGGATGTGGGAAAATTATTGCAAAATACTCCCTACTCCGGAATTGCCTTATTCAGAAATGGCTGCTATTGGCAGTCTGATACAATCGCTACCGATAAAGTCTGCTTTGCACTTAGCTAATAGCTCCGCTGTACGCTATGCTCAATTATTTAATTTGCCTTCCACGGTAGAGGTTTGTTGTAATCGTGGGACAAGTGGCATCGAAGGTTCGTTGTCAACTGCCATCGGCTATGCTGCCGCTTCAGACAAATTGAATTTTGTGGTCATAGGCGATCTCAGTTTCTTTTATGATATGAATGCACTATGGAACGGACATTTCGGCTGCAACCTGCGCATTCTGTTATTGAACAATGGAGGAGGAGAAATCTTCCAGACTTTACCCGGATTGGATATCTCGACCGATTCGCATCGCTTTGTTGTGGCAACACACAAAACATCAGCTCGCGGTTGGGCGGAAGAACGCGGCTTCCTATACCAGAAAGTAGAAGAGGAAGAACAGTTAACAGAAGCCATGAAGTTATTCACTCAACCCGAACTATTAACGCAACCAGTGTTGATGGAGGTTTTCACAAATAAAGAAGAAGATGCTCGCCTACTGAAAGATTATTATCATCAATTAAAACAACAATAA
- a CDS encoding AMP-binding protein, which translates to MNLKIEEQQLTLEGKAYSIEAISQLIATAPEGSSPFLQELYLFLNDWFSPSPYITVQTSGSTGTPKQLTVFKEQMIQSARLTCDFLHLKPGDAALLCMPLQYIAGKMMVVRALVADLNLILRTPSGHPLADIHCPLKFAAMVPLQVYNSLQIPEEKERLSQIELLIIGGGAIDTALEREINQLPNIVYSTYGMTETLSHIALRRLNGAEASSHYQPFSSVKLTLSPDNTLVINAPLVCSEQITTNDVAKIFEDGTFTILGRKDNIINTGGIKVQAEEVEETLRPIISNSFAITSVPDRRLGEAIVLLIENVPNLETIKEQIDLLLPKYQRPKHMYRVEHLPITGSGKVDRAMCRLLAQKHNNKAAFS; encoded by the coding sequence ATGAATTTAAAAATAGAAGAACAGCAGTTAACTTTGGAAGGTAAAGCCTACTCCATTGAAGCAATAAGCCAACTGATTGCAACAGCACCCGAGGGCTCCTCTCCTTTTCTTCAGGAGCTTTATTTGTTTCTGAATGATTGGTTCAGTCCATCACCCTATATCACCGTTCAAACTTCGGGTTCTACAGGAACACCTAAACAACTCACTGTATTTAAAGAACAGATGATACAAAGTGCTCGTCTCACTTGTGATTTTTTACATCTGAAACCTGGAGACGCCGCCCTGTTATGTATGCCTTTGCAATACATTGCAGGTAAGATGATGGTGGTGCGTGCATTAGTTGCCGATTTAAACTTGATTTTGCGAACTCCTTCCGGCCATCCGTTGGCAGATATCCATTGCCCTCTAAAATTTGCCGCTATGGTTCCCTTGCAGGTATATAACTCACTTCAAATACCTGAAGAGAAAGAACGTCTTAGTCAAATTGAACTTCTTATTATTGGCGGAGGTGCTATTGACACAGCTTTAGAAAGAGAAATCAACCAACTTCCAAATATCGTTTATTCCACTTATGGTATGACCGAAACCCTTTCACATATTGCACTCAGAAGACTTAACGGTGCTGAAGCCTCATCACATTATCAACCGTTCTCTTCTGTCAAACTTACCTTATCGCCCGATAATACTTTGGTGATAAATGCTCCTTTGGTATGTAGCGAACAGATCACCACCAACGACGTAGCAAAGATCTTTGAAGATGGCACATTTACCATCTTGGGAAGAAAAGATAATATCATTAATACCGGAGGAATCAAAGTACAGGCAGAAGAGGTAGAAGAAACGCTGCGTCCGATAATCTCTAACTCTTTTGCCATAACATCCGTCCCTGACAGACGCCTAGGAGAAGCAATCGTTCTCTTGATAGAAAACGTTCCAAACTTAGAGACAATAAAAGAACAGATTGATCTCCTCCTACCAAAGTATCAACGCCCTAAACACATGTATAGAGTAGAGCATCTTCCCATTACCGGTAGTGGAAAAGTAGATCGAGCTATGTGCCGATTATTAGCACAAAAACATAATAATAAAGCAGCCTTTTCCTAA
- a CDS encoding efflux RND transporter periplasmic adaptor subunit, with protein sequence MSVKIMAIAAFAIMLNGCSGKEKEKESIKEVPVKSLKIANALVSKSELYIGNIVESQASSLSFEVSGNVKQVLVSEGEKVAKGQLLAVLHKGNINNNYSDAAATLKQAQDTYSRLSMLYKNKSLPQAQYIEAQTQLEKAMAAERAAKKDMNDCNLYAPYAGMIGERSIDAGSNVTAGVPAFKLVEIKTLKAKVSIPENEIGRIELGDSAKIEIAALNNKIIKGIVTQKGILGNSLSHTYEVKITLINPTQDFIPGLLCNITLSSRQDAVGIVIPASSIQLYENDKRYVWIIKSNNRVSLREVTVGSFTENGVIVLSGLNSGDRIVTEGFEKISEGSLIVGK encoded by the coding sequence ATGTCAGTGAAAATAATGGCAATAGCTGCATTTGCAATTATGCTAAATGGTTGTTCCGGTAAAGAGAAAGAAAAAGAGAGTATAAAAGAGGTTCCGGTAAAATCTCTAAAAATAGCAAATGCTTTAGTCTCTAAAAGTGAACTATATATAGGAAACATTGTGGAGTCTCAGGCCTCTTCTCTAAGTTTCGAGGTTTCCGGAAACGTAAAGCAAGTATTAGTCTCTGAGGGAGAAAAAGTCGCAAAAGGACAACTGCTTGCTGTTCTGCATAAAGGAAACATCAACAACAACTATTCCGATGCTGCCGCTACTCTCAAACAAGCACAAGATACATACAGCAGATTATCTATGTTATATAAAAATAAGAGTCTGCCCCAAGCTCAGTACATTGAAGCACAAACGCAGCTGGAAAAAGCAATGGCTGCTGAACGTGCAGCAAAAAAGGATATGAATGACTGCAACTTATATGCTCCCTATGCAGGCATGATTGGAGAACGCTCCATTGATGCTGGAAGTAACGTAACTGCAGGAGTTCCGGCATTCAAATTGGTTGAAATAAAAACTCTTAAAGCAAAAGTATCTATTCCCGAAAATGAAATCGGAAGAATTGAATTAGGCGATTCTGCTAAAATTGAGATTGCTGCACTTAATAATAAGATAATAAAAGGTATTGTCACTCAGAAAGGTATACTGGGGAACTCATTATCACATACGTATGAGGTAAAAATAACACTTATCAACCCTACACAGGATTTTATACCAGGCTTATTGTGCAATATTACTCTTTCTTCAAGACAAGATGCTGTAGGTATTGTAATTCCTGCCAGCAGTATTCAATTATATGAAAATGACAAGCGGTATGTATGGATAATAAAGAGTAATAACAGAGTTTCACTTAGGGAGGTAACTGTCGGTTCGTTTACTGAAAACGGAGTGATCGTGCTCAGTGGCTTAAACTCCGGTGATCGGATTGTGACAGAAGGATTTGAGAAGATAAGTGAAGGTTCTCTCATTGTGGGAAAATAA
- a CDS encoding isochorismate synthase: protein MTLEEKNICEGIDALIKQEQSFAIYRAPGENKSHFLTQTSGSIRLIYDIEELNELQGFVIAPFRVNQDCPIVLIQPDRFEVEEWRNADTSNKTPEKSATFRKNQHQRLEDYTDRFNLFSEALRKKEFDKLVLSRSFTLDKKGEFSPAKAFYRASKRYIYSYVYLCYTPQAGVWLGSTPEIILSGEQGEWNTTALAGTQSLHQGELPINWDEKNKEEQTLVAAYIRQQLLSMDIHSEEKGPYAVRAGELSHLKTDFHFHLSGTKKLGSMLKLLHPTPAVCGLPKEKAYQFILENEGYNRSYYSGFIGLLNPTGKTDLYVNLRCMNIENDTLTLYAGGGLLASSNLEDEWNETENKLQTMLAITDN from the coding sequence ATGACTTTAGAAGAAAAGAATATTTGTGAAGGAATAGATGCACTCATCAAGCAGGAACAAAGTTTTGCAATTTATCGCGCTCCGGGAGAAAATAAGTCTCACTTCCTGACACAAACATCGGGCTCTATTCGCCTAATTTATGATATAGAAGAACTAAACGAACTGCAAGGATTCGTCATCGCTCCGTTTCGGGTAAACCAAGATTGTCCCATTGTATTGATTCAGCCGGATCGTTTTGAAGTAGAGGAATGGAGGAATGCAGATACAAGTAATAAAACGCCTGAAAAATCTGCAACTTTCAGAAAGAACCAACATCAGCGATTGGAGGATTATACCGATCGATTCAACCTCTTTTCGGAAGCATTACGCAAAAAGGAGTTTGATAAATTAGTGCTCTCTCGTAGTTTTACGTTAGACAAAAAAGGTGAGTTCTCTCCAGCTAAAGCTTTTTACAGAGCTAGCAAGCGGTATATTTATTCGTATGTGTATCTTTGCTATACTCCACAGGCAGGTGTTTGGTTAGGTAGTACTCCCGAAATCATCTTATCCGGTGAACAGGGAGAATGGAACACAACAGCATTAGCCGGTACACAGTCACTTCATCAAGGGGAGCTTCCTATTAATTGGGATGAAAAAAACAAGGAAGAGCAAACGCTGGTAGCAGCATATATTCGTCAGCAATTGCTGTCGATGGATATTCATTCGGAAGAAAAGGGCCCCTATGCAGTGCGTGCGGGAGAATTATCACATTTAAAAACTGATTTTCATTTTCATTTATCTGGAACGAAAAAGCTCGGAAGTATGCTTAAGTTATTGCACCCCACTCCGGCCGTATGTGGATTGCCTAAAGAGAAAGCCTATCAGTTTATTCTGGAAAACGAGGGATACAACAGAAGTTATTATTCCGGCTTTATCGGCCTGTTAAATCCTACCGGAAAAACAGATTTGTATGTGAACTTGCGCTGTATGAATATTGAGAATGACACACTAACGCTCTATGCCGGCGGCGGTTTACTCGCCTCTTCGAATTTAGAGGATGAATGGAATGAGACTGAGAATAAATTGCAAACAATGTTAGCAATAACCGATAACTGA
- a CDS encoding o-succinylbenzoate synthase, protein MYTIKIVPRVLDFKQPAGTSRGIYKSRKVWYIHLSSSKHPRRAGIGECAPLPNLSCDDLPNYEEILAQTCRQLEKDGILDKDSLRNYPSILFGLETALRHYEAGNWALWDTPFSRGEAGIPINGLIWMGDFNKMFSQIEQKMQSGFRCIKLKIGAINFEEELSLIRHIRSHFSAKEIELRVDANGAFSPADALEKLKRLSELDLHSIEQPIRAGQWEEMAKLTAVTPLPIALDEELIGCNTIIDKQELLTAIQPQYIILKPSLHGGICGCEEWIREVEKRNIGWWVTSALESNIGLNAIAQWCATLNNPIPQGLGTGMLFTNNVEMPLDIRKDCLWFRP, encoded by the coding sequence ATGTATACAATAAAGATTGTCCCTAGAGTATTGGATTTCAAACAGCCGGCAGGAACCTCACGGGGTATTTATAAAAGTCGTAAAGTTTGGTACATTCACCTTTCGTCTAGCAAACATCCTAGACGAGCAGGAATTGGTGAATGTGCTCCACTGCCAAATCTGAGTTGTGACGACCTGCCCAATTACGAAGAAATCCTTGCTCAGACTTGCCGTCAGTTAGAAAAAGACGGTATTCTAGACAAAGACTCTTTGCGTAATTATCCATCAATTCTTTTTGGTTTGGAAACTGCATTACGGCATTATGAAGCAGGTAACTGGGCATTATGGGATACACCTTTCTCTCGTGGAGAAGCCGGTATTCCGATTAACGGGCTCATCTGGATGGGAGATTTCAATAAGATGTTTAGCCAAATAGAACAAAAAATGCAATCAGGCTTTCGTTGCATCAAACTGAAAATAGGAGCAATCAATTTTGAAGAAGAATTGAGCTTAATTCGCCACATCCGTTCACACTTCTCGGCTAAAGAGATTGAGCTTCGTGTAGATGCCAATGGTGCTTTCTCTCCTGCAGATGCGTTGGAAAAGCTCAAACGTCTGTCCGAACTTGATTTGCATTCCATCGAACAACCTATCCGTGCCGGACAGTGGGAGGAAATGGCAAAACTTACTGCCGTTACACCTCTACCCATTGCTCTTGACGAAGAACTCATTGGCTGCAATACCATTATTGATAAGCAAGAACTATTGACCGCCATCCAGCCTCAATATATCATATTGAAACCTTCTCTGCATGGAGGAATTTGTGGCTGTGAAGAGTGGATAAGAGAAGTTGAAAAGCGGAACATTGGCTGGTGGGTTACCTCAGCACTCGAATCGAACATCGGACTCAATGCTATTGCACAATGGTGTGCTACACTTAATAATCCCATTCCACAAGGTTTAGGTACCGGTATGCTATTTACAAACAATGTGGAAATGCCTCTTGATATTCGCAAAGACTGTTTGTGGTTTCGCCCTTAG
- the menB gene encoding 1,4-dihydroxy-2-naphthoyl-CoA synthase has translation MSTQREWTTIKEYEDILFDYYDGIARITINRERYRNAFTPTTTGEMSDAMRICREEQDINVIVFTGAGDKAFCSGGDQNVKGRGGYIGKDGIPRLSILDVQKQIRSIPKPVIAAVNGYAIGGGHVLHVVCDLSIASDNAIFGQTGPRVGSFDAGFGSSYLARVVGQKKAREIWFLCRKYNAQEALDMGLVNKVVPLEQLEDEYVQWAEEMMQLSPLALRMIKAGLNAELDGQAGIQELAGDATMLYYMTDEAQEGKNAFLEKRKPNFKQYQKLP, from the coding sequence ATGAGTACTCAAAGAGAATGGACTACCATCAAAGAATACGAAGATATTCTTTTCGATTATTATGATGGCATTGCCCGTATCACAATTAACCGTGAGCGCTATCGTAATGCCTTTACACCGACAACCACGGGAGAGATGAGCGATGCGATGCGTATCTGTCGGGAAGAACAAGATATAAATGTAATCGTTTTTACCGGAGCAGGAGATAAAGCTTTTTGTTCGGGTGGAGATCAAAACGTAAAGGGACGTGGTGGGTATATCGGCAAAGATGGTATTCCTCGCTTAAGCATATTAGACGTTCAAAAGCAAATTCGTTCCATACCTAAACCTGTAATTGCTGCAGTAAACGGTTATGCTATCGGCGGAGGACACGTACTCCATGTGGTATGCGACTTATCCATTGCTTCGGACAATGCCATCTTCGGACAAACAGGTCCACGTGTCGGTAGCTTTGATGCCGGATTTGGTTCTTCGTATCTGGCTCGTGTGGTTGGACAAAAGAAAGCGCGAGAGATCTGGTTTCTTTGTAGAAAATATAATGCACAAGAGGCTCTGGATATGGGATTAGTAAATAAAGTAGTGCCATTGGAACAATTGGAAGACGAGTATGTACAATGGGCAGAAGAGATGATGCAACTGAGTCCGCTAGCTCTGCGTATGATTAAAGCCGGACTGAATGCTGAACTCGATGGACAAGCCGGAATACAAGAATTGGCAGGAGATGCTACCATGCTTTATTACATGACCGACGAGGCACAAGAAGGTAAAAATGCGTTTCTTGAAAAACGTAAGCCTAACTTCAAACAATATCAAAAATTGCCTTAA